Proteins found in one Prosthecobacter debontii genomic segment:
- a CDS encoding exo-beta-N-acetylmuramidase NamZ family protein has product MLGIDFLASRNFDLLRGKRVGLITNHTSMTGRGEMTRVAMQRALGSSLTALYAPEHGIDGTIGAGVHVSTRRDHVTGLTVYSLYGPTRKPTPQMLAPIDVLVFDLQDIGCRSYTYISTMAVAMEACAENGKHFVVLDRPNPMGGWRVEGPPLEAKWKSFVGQIPVPYVHGMTAGELAMMTASSRGWISQSPRMNVVKMQGWSRNMVWQDTGLRWYRTSPNIPHATSPFYYVATGILGGAAAVDIGIGTENPFGYAGGSGVNAQAMLAACQSWRLPGVSYSPYSRNGFGGVRLNIHPHTQADLTALDVMLLAEVNRLTGGKALSRMSGSKLNLFHKVYGSESLYSNLRKGVPSSQITRSWANWTHSFRQSRQRYLMYA; this is encoded by the coding sequence ATGCTGGGGATCGATTTCCTCGCCTCGCGAAACTTCGACCTCCTGCGCGGCAAGCGCGTGGGTCTCATCACCAATCACACCAGCATGACCGGCCGCGGTGAAATGACCCGCGTGGCCATGCAGCGTGCGCTCGGCTCTTCGCTAACGGCCCTGTATGCGCCTGAGCATGGCATCGATGGCACCATCGGTGCCGGGGTGCATGTCAGCACGCGACGGGATCACGTCACCGGCCTCACGGTTTACTCTCTCTACGGCCCCACGCGCAAACCGACCCCGCAGATGCTGGCCCCGATCGATGTGCTCGTCTTTGACCTCCAAGACATCGGCTGCCGCAGCTACACCTACATCAGCACCATGGCGGTGGCCATGGAAGCCTGTGCCGAGAATGGCAAACACTTCGTTGTGCTGGATCGTCCCAATCCCATGGGCGGCTGGCGTGTGGAGGGTCCCCCCCTCGAAGCTAAGTGGAAATCCTTCGTCGGTCAGATCCCTGTGCCCTATGTGCATGGCATGACGGCGGGTGAATTGGCCATGATGACCGCCAGCAGCCGAGGATGGATCAGCCAATCTCCCCGCATGAACGTGGTGAAAATGCAGGGTTGGAGCCGCAATATGGTGTGGCAAGACACCGGCCTGCGCTGGTATCGCACCTCGCCGAATATCCCCCATGCCACCTCCCCCTTCTATTATGTGGCCACAGGCATCCTCGGTGGAGCCGCAGCCGTGGACATCGGCATCGGCACGGAAAATCCTTTTGGCTATGCGGGGGGCAGCGGTGTGAATGCACAGGCCATGCTGGCTGCTTGCCAGAGCTGGCGTCTGCCCGGTGTCTCTTATAGCCCCTATTCCCGCAACGGCTTCGGCGGCGTGCGGTTAAACATCCATCCTCACACCCAGGCGGACCTCACGGCGCTGGATGTCATGCTGCTGGCAGAGGTGAATCGCCTCACGGGAGGCAAAGCCCTCAGCCGCATGAGTGGCTCCAAACTGAATCTTTTTCACAAAGTGTATGGTAGTGAATCTCTTTATAGCAACCTACGCAAAGGCGTTCCCAGCAGCCAGATTACCCGTAGCTGGGCCAATTGGACGCATTCTTTCCGGCAATCCCGGCAAAGATATCTGATGTATGCCTAG
- a CDS encoding PadR family transcriptional regulator has product MDLKLINREILLSFWKVHVLHHAAEGEVIGQWMIKELRHHGYEVSPGTLYPLLKRMEKNGWLISTADASRGPKAPRAYRITQEGREVLKIVRQQLRELGVEVARH; this is encoded by the coding sequence ATGGACCTGAAACTGATCAACCGCGAGATTTTGCTCTCCTTCTGGAAGGTGCATGTCCTGCACCATGCCGCTGAGGGCGAGGTGATCGGCCAATGGATGATCAAGGAGTTACGGCATCACGGCTACGAGGTCAGCCCTGGCACGCTGTATCCGCTGCTGAAGCGCATGGAGAAAAACGGCTGGCTGATCTCCACGGCGGATGCCAGTCGCGGACCGAAGGCCCCTCGTGCTTACCGCATCACTCAGGAGGGGCGGGAGGTGCTGAAGATCGTCCGTCAGCAACTCCGTGAGCTGGGAGTCGAGGTCGCACGGCATTGA